One Primulina huaijiensis isolate GDHJ02 unplaced genomic scaffold, ASM1229523v2 scaffold41409, whole genome shotgun sequence genomic region harbors:
- the LOC140969381 gene encoding putative calcium-transporting ATPase 13, plasma membrane-type, with translation MSSKFQANLHCMGVSVDLSQEVTLSLKNMKRWHSAFAKIQCSMALLSLFREVLAKNHKKILPISPREVVISIGKSRESSHFCNIDGSFLSKIVKEKSIEGLLRAGGVEGIATSLQTDMHRGIVGHFEDILRRTEVFGSNAYLEPPTMSFFHFVWEAFKDPTIIILLVCAALSLGFGIEENGPKEGWYDGGSIIVAVFLVISVSAVSDFKQNRQFEKLSKISNDIRVEVVRNGRRKHSSIFEIVVGDVICLKIGDQVPADGLLVEGHCLQVDESSMTGESDHVEINSDLNPFLVSGTKVVDGYGKMLVTSVGMNTSWGEMMSTMISRNTNEQTPLQERINELASGIGKVGLAIAFLVLVVLLLRYFTGNTEDENGNKEFHGGGTKVDDAVNKVVRIIAASVTILVVAIPEGLPLAVTLTLAYSMKKMVADQAMVRKLSACETMGSATTICTDKTGTLTMNQMEVTTFWLGKESMQGKNHTLIAANVLELLHEGVGLNTTGSIYRPNESTHNIKFSGSPTEKALLSWAVFELNMNMEKVEKDSTVLYVEAFNSEKKRSGLSIKRFQDGVVRAHWKGAAEMILAMCTHYYDTKGNTLAFDDFERLKFRELIREMAASSLRCIAFAYKHVSDTEHGDGEIYNKVQDTGLTFLGLVGLKDPCRPGVKKAVEDCQYAGVHVKMITGDNIFTAKAIATECGILGPNHEINDGSVVEGVEFRNYTEEERMERVEKIRVMARSSPFDKLLMVQCLKKKGHVVAVTGDGTNDAPALKEADIGLSMGIQGTEVAKESSDIVILDDNFASVVTVLKWGRCVYNNIQKFIQFQLTVNVAALVINFVAAVSAGEVPLTAVQLLWLYLIMDTLGALALATEKPAKELTHKKPVGRTEPLITNIMWRNLLAQALYQISVLLILYFRGEHFFQVSKRVNHTLIFNTFVLCQVFNEFNARKLEKKNVFEGIHKNKVFLVIIGVTLILQVAMVEFLEKFADTERLSWGQWGICAGIAAVSWPIGWLVKCLPVPKRPLFSLLKSALKC, from the coding sequence ATGTCTTCCAAATTCCAAGCCAATTTGCATTGCATGGGCGTTTCTGTTGACCTTTCTCAAGAGGTTACTCTCAGCTTGAAAAATATGAAGAGATGGCATTCGGCTTTTGCAAAGATCCAATGCTCAATGGCACTGCTTTCTCTTTTCAGAGAAGTTCTtgccaaaaatcataaaaagattCTACCTATTTCACCAAGAGAAGTTGTTATTAGTATTGGAAAATCCCGAGAAAGTTCCCACTTTTGCAATATTGATGGATCATTCCTGTCCAAGATTGTGAAGGAGAAGAGCATTGAAGGTCTTCTTCGAGCTGGAGGTGTTGAAGGAATCGCAACATCTTTACAAACCGATATGCATCGTGGAATAGTGGGGCATTTTGAAGATATTTTAAGAAGAACTGAAGTATTTGGCTCTAATGCTTATCTGGAGCCACCTACGATGAGTTTCTTCCATTTTGTTTGGGAAGCTTTTAAGGATCCAACCATTATTATCCTCTTGGTTTGTGCTGCACTTTCTCTCGGATTCGGAATCGAAGAGAATGGTCCTAAAGAAGGTTGGTATGATGGAGGAAGCATAATTGTGGCTGTTTTTCTTGTCATTTCTGTTTCTGCTGTCAGCGATTTCAAGCAAAACAGACAGTTTGAGAAACTTTCTAAGATCAGCAATGATATCCGAGTAGAAGTCGTGAGAAATGGGAGGCGAAAACATTCTTCTATCTTTGAAATTGTTGTTGGTGATGTAATCTGCTTAAAGATTGGTGATCAAGTACCTGCTGATGGATTACTCGTGGAAGGGCACTGTCTGCAAGTTGACGAATCGAGTATGACCGGGGAAAGTGATCACGTTGAAATTAATAGTGATCTGAATCCATTTCTGGTTTCTGGGACGAAGGTGGTTGATGGGTACGGTAAGATGCTCGTGACCTCTGTGGGAATGAACACCAGTTGGGGGGAAATGATGAGCACAATGATCAGTCGCAATACGAATGAACAAACGCCTCTTCAGGAACGCATAAATGAGCTGGCCTCGGGTATAGGGAAAGTTGGTTTAGCCATAGCGTTTCTAGTTCTTGTCGTGCTCCTGTTACGCTACTTCACAGGGAACACAGAAGATGAAAATGGGAATAAAGAGTTCCATGGGGGTGGGACAAAAGTTGATGATGCAGTCAATAAGGTGGTGAGGATTATTGCTGCTTCTGTCACTATTTTAGTTGTTGCAATTCCCGAAGGATTGCCTCTTGCCGTGACGCTTACTCTTGCTTATTCGATGAAAAAAATGGTGGCTGATCAGGCGATGGTAAGAAAACTCTCGGCTTGTGAGACGATGGGCTCTGCCACAACCATTTGCACAGATAAAACAGGGACTTTGACGATGAACCAAATGGAGGTAACTACGTTTTGGCTCGGAAAAGAAAGTATGCAAGGGAAAAATCACACGTTGATTGCTGCCAATGTTCTTGAATTGCTTCATGAGGGAGTAGGTCTCAACACAACTGGCAGCATTTACAGGCCTAATGAATCGACACACAACATCAAGTTTTCAGGTAGTCCCACCGAAAAGGCACTCCTTTCGTGGGCTGTATTTGAATTAAACATGAATATGGAGAAAGTTGAAAAAGATTCTACAGTTCTATATGTGGAAGCATtcaattcggagaagaagaggaGTGGCCTTTCGATTAAAAGGTTCCAAGACGGGGTGGTTCGTGCACACTGGAAAGGAGCGGCTGAAATGATTCTAGCAATGTGCACTCACTATTATGACACAAAGGGAAACACCTTAGCTTTCGATGATTTTGAAAGGTTAAAATTTCGAGAGCTCATTCGAGAAATGGCTGCTAGCAGTCTCCGATGCATTGCATTTGCTTATAAGCACGTGTCAGATACGGAGCATGGAGATGGTGAAATATATAACAAGGTACAGGATACTGGTTTAACCTTTTTAGGCCTCGTTGGCCTAAAAGATCCATGTCGCCCTGGCGTGAAGAAAGCTGTTGAAGATTGTCAATATGCAGGCGTTCACGTCAAAATGATAACTGGTGACAACATTTTCACTGCAAAGGCCATAGCGACCGAATGTGGGATACTCGGTCCTAATCATGAAATAAACGATGGATCAGTAGTGGAAGGTGTGGAATTTCGCAACTACACAGAAGAGGAGAGAATGGAGAGAGTTGAAAAGATACGTGTTATGGCAAGATCTTCCCCTTTCGACAAACTTCTAATGGTGCAGTGCCTGAAAAAGAAAGGTCATGTTGTGGCAGTCACTGGAGATGGAACAAATGATGCCCCAGCTCTGAAGGAAGCTGATATAGGACTTTCAATGGGGATTCAAGGTACAGAAGTGGCGAAAGAAAGTTCTGATATCGTAATCTTGGATGATAATTTTGCTTCTGTTGTGACGGTTTTGAAGTGGGGAAGATGTGTATACAATAACATACAGAAATTCATCCAGTTCCAGCTCACAGTAAACGTAGCAGCTCTAGTAATAAACTTTGTGGCAGCAGTTTCAGCAGGTGAAGTCCCACTAACTGCAGTACAGTTACTATGGCTATATCTCATCATGGACACATTAGGTGCATTAGCTCTCGCTACAGAAAAACCGGCCAAAGAACTCACTCACAAGAAGCCCGTGGGTCGAACCGAGCCTCTTATTACCAACATTATGTGGAGAAATTTACTAGCTCAAGCCTTGTATCAGATATCAGTCCTCTTGATACTATATTTCAGAGGCGAACATTTTTTCCAAGTCAGCAAGCGAGTAAACCATACgttaattttcaacacttttGTTCTGTGCCAAGTGTTTAATGAGTTTAACGCGCGCAAACTCGAGAAGAAGAATGTGTTTGAAGGGATACACAAGAACAAGGTGTTCTTGGTGATCATTGGAGTGACTTTAATTCTTCAAGTGGCGATGGTGgagtttcttgaaaaatttgcaGATACAGAGAGGTTGAGTTGGGGGCAGTGGGGGATTTGTGCAGGGATTGCAGCTGTATCTTGGCCAATTGGTTGGCTTGTTAAGTGCTTACCAGTTCCAAAGAGACCATTATTCAGTCTTCTCAAGTCAGCTTTAAAATGTTAG
- the LOC140969386 gene encoding glucan endo-1,3-beta-glucosidase-like: MTLVKSVCCQGKVNRFSIFLRHSLQPSAAAVFIALLHITAVDCIGVDYGTLGDNLPPSAQVAAFLKDKTTIDRIRFFDVNPDILRAFADTGILVVVTVSDDEIPCLTNVRYARRRVAENIKPFYQRTKINYILVGNEILHWGPQNLIDNLVSAMRSVHKALLLSGIKDITVTTAHSLGILKRSEPSSLGRFRPGWDVGLLVPMLQFLRESKSPFMVNPYPYFGYSPEKADFALFRPNKGYYDKYSKTTYENMFDLLLDDVYISMKRLGYGDVNXCLFYGFIGACIR, from the exons ATGACACTCGTGA AGAGTGTGTGCTGCCAAGGGAAGGTTAACCGGTTCTCTATTTTCCTTCGTCATTCTCTACAACCTTCCGCCGCCGCTGTCTTCATCGCCCTTCTCCACATCACCGCCGTGGACTGCATAGGCGTTGACTACGGCACCCTCGGGGACAACCTCCCTCCTTCTGCTCAAGTCGCCGCGTTCCTCAAAGACAAGACGACCATCGACCGTATTAGATTCTTTGATGTCAACCCAGACATCCTACGGGCCTTCGCCGACACGGGGATACTCGTCGTCGTCACCGTGTCTGACGACGAGATCCCCTGTCTAACCAACGTCCGCTACGCCCGCCGCCGGGTGGCTGAAAACATCAAGCCATTCTACCAGCGGACGAAGATCAACTACATCCTCGTTGGCAACGAAATCCTTCACTGGGGCCCACAGAACCTTATCGACAACCTTGTATCGGCCATGAGAAGCGTCCACAAAGCTCTTCTCCTCTCTGGGATCAAAGACATCACGGTGACGACAGCTCATTCTCTCGGAATCCTCAAACGATCCGAACCCTCGAGCCTGGGCAGGTTCCGACCCGGCTGGGACGTCGGGCTACTCGTTCCAATGCTCCAGTTCCTCCGTGAATCGAAGTCTCCTTTCATGGTGAACCCTTACCCGTACTTTGGATACAGCCCTGAGAAGGCAGATTTTGCTTTGTTCCGACCAAACAAAGGATATTATGACAAATACTCCAAAACAACCTACGAAAACATGTTCGATTTGTTATTGGACGATGTGTACATATCAATGAAGAGACTGGGTTACGGAGATGTCAACNAATGCCTGTTCTATGGATTTATAGGAGCATGCATTAgatga
- the LOC140969383 gene encoding putative calcium-transporting ATPase 13, plasma membrane-type yields MPSVILANSQCMDSLAALHDTVNLSLRNKKRWHLALVTIYCSRAFFPRFKKEEILSRKWSKISPELSSRIILDVVQEHPLFSGVDQSSLIKVVKDKSLDHLAKLGGVEGISSSLKTDLQNGITGDLEDISSRHEAFGMNTHQKPPTKSFLHFVWEAFKDPTILILLLCASLSLGFGIKENGPKEGWYDGGSIFVAVFLVISVSAISNFRQNSQFEKLSKVSSNIPVEVLRNGRRQQITIFEIVVGEVVCLKIGDQVPADGLFIEGHSLQVDESSMTGESDHVEINAYQKPFLFSGTKVADGYGKMLITSVGMNTTWGEMMSTISRDSNEQTPLQMRLNKLTSSIGNTEDDYGNKEFNGSRTKADDVINAVVRIIAAAVTIVVVAIPEGLPLAVTLTLAYSMKRMMADQAMVRKLSACETMGSATIICTDKTGTLTLNQMKVTKFWLGKESPQGMDYSLISRSVLELLYQGIGLNTTGSVYRSEISGTDLEFSGSPTEKAILSWAMLELNMDMEAIKRECDVLKVEAFNSEKKRSGILMKKVEDGGSHVHWKGAAEMILAMCSHYYDIEGDIKDLNDLERVKFDQIIQGMAASSLRCIAFAHKQVLEAEHESGGNHPRIQENGLTLLGMVGLKDPCRPGVKRAVENCQFAGVQVKMITGDNVFTAKAIATECGILHPNQEANDGMVIQGVEFRGYTDEERMEIVDKICVMARSSPFDKLLMVQCLKRKGHVVAVTGDGTNDAPALKEADIGLSMGIQGTEVAKESSDIVILDDNFASVATVLMWGRCVYNNIQKFIQFQLTVNVAALVINFVAAVSAGEVPLTAVQLLWVNLIMDTLGALALATEKPTKELMNQKPVGRTMPLITNVMWRNLLAQALYQISVLLILQFRGESILSISKRVNDTLIFNTFVLCQVFNEFNARKLEKKNVFEGIHKNKLFLGIVGVTLILQVVMVEFLKKFADTERLNWGQWGLCIGIAAASWPIGWLVKSIPVTDRPVSSFFNFKNLQGM; encoded by the exons ATGCCTTCGGTCATTCTTGCAAACTCGCAGTGCATGGACTCGTTAGCTGCTCTGCATGACACTGTGAATCTCAGCCTACGCAATAAAAAGAGATGGCATTTGGCTTTAGTCACAATTTATTGTTCGAGGGCTTTCTTCCCCCGGTTCAAAAAAGAAGAGATATTATCGCGAAAATGGAGCAAGATTTCGCCTGAACTGTCTTCAAGAATCATTCTCGATGTTGTTCAAGAGCATCCCTTATTCTCTGGTGTTGATCAGTCGAGCCTTATCAAGGTTGTTAAAGACAAAAGCCTTGATCATTTGGCAAAACTTGGAGGAGTTGAAGGGATTTCTTCTTCTCTTAAGACAGATTTGCAAAATGGGATTACTGGTGATTTAGAAGATATTTCTTCTAGGCATGAAGCATTTGGTATGAATACACATCAAAAGCCACCAACCAAGAGTTTCCTCCATTTTGTATGGGAAGCTTTCAAGGATCCAACGATTCTAATTCTACTGCTGTGTGCTTCACTCTCTCTTGGATTTGGTATCAAAGAGAATGGTCCTAAAGAGGGTTGGTATGATGGAGGAAGCATATTTGTTGCTGTTTTTCTAGTTATTTCTGTATCTGCTATCAGCAATTTCAGGCAAAACAGCCAGTTTGAGAAACTTTCGAAAGTGAGCAGTAATATTCCAGTAGAAGTTCTGAGAAATGGACGAAGGCAACAGATAACGATATTTGAGATCGTTGTTGGAGAAGTTGTTTGTCTCAAGATTGGTGATCAAGTACCTGCGGATGGCCTATTCATAGAAGGCCACTCTTTGCAAGTGGATGAATCTAGCATGACTGGAGAAAGTGATCATGTGGAGATTAATGCATATCAGAAACCCTTTCTGTTTTCAGGTACGAAGGTTGCTGATGGATATGGTAAAATGCTAATAACTTCTGTGGGAATGAACACTACTTGGGGTGAAATGATGAGCACAATAAGTCGTGATTCGAATGAGCAAACGCCCCTTCAAATGCGGTTGAACAAGCTAACTTCATCAATTG GAAATACGGAAGATGACTATGGGAATAAAGAGTTCAATGGGAGCAGGACTAAGGCTGATGATGTGATAAATGCTGTGGTGAGGATTattgctgctgctgtaactATAGTAGTTGTCGCGATTCCTGAAGGGCTGCCTCTTGCAGTCACACTAACTCTTGCTTATTCGATGAAAAGAATGATGGCAGATCAGGCAATGGTGAGAAAGCTCTCAGCTTGTGAGACGATGGGCTCAGCCACAATTATATGTACAGATAAAACAGGTACTCTGACTTTGAATCAGATGAAAGTAACCAAGTTTTGGTTGGGAAAAGAATCTCCACAAGGGATGGATTATTCTTTGATTTCTAGGAGTGTTCTTGAATTGTTGTACCAAGGGATTGGCCTCAACACAACAGGTAGTGTTTACAGGTCTGAGATATCAGGAACAGATCTTGAGTTCTCTGGCAGTCCAACAGAGAAGGCGATTCTTTCATGGGCCATGCTCGAATTGAACATGGATATGGAGGCGATAAAACGAGAATGCGATGTTTTGAAGGTTGAAGCATTCAATTCTGAAAAGAAGAGAAGTGGCATACTGATGAAGAAAGTTGAAGATGGCGGGAGTCATGTACACTGGAAAGGAGCTGCTGAAATGATACTTGCAATGTGCTCTCATTACTATGATATTGAAGGTGACATTAAAGATTTGAATGATCTTGAAAGGGTGAAATTTGACCAGATTATTCAAGGGATGGCTGCCAGTAGTCTTCGCTGCATCGCTTTTGCACATAAGCAGGTTCTAGAGGCCGAGCATGAGAGCGGGGGAAACCATCCAAGAATTCAAGAAAATGGGTTGACCCTGTTGGGCATGGTGGGACTGAAAGATCCATGTCGCCCTGGCGTGAAGAGAGCCGTGGAAAATTGTCAATTTGCTGGCGTGCAAGTTAAGATGATCACCGGTGACAATGTATTCACTGCAAAAGCTATAGCCACCGAATGTGGAATACTCCATCCTAACCAAGAAGCAAATGATGGGATGGTCATTCAAGGGGTCGAGTTTCGTGGATACACAGATGAGGAGCGAATGGAGATAGTTGATAAAATCTGTGTCATGGCGAGGTCTTCTCCTTTCGACAAACTTCTGATGGTGCAGTGCCTGAAAAGAAAAGGCCATGTTGTGGCAGTGACTGGAGATGGCACAAATGATGCACCTGCACTGAAGGAAGCTGATATAGGCCTGTCAATGGGGATCCAAGGTACAGAAGTGGCAAAAGAAAGTTCGGATATTGTAATCTTGGACGATAACTTTGCTTCAGTTGCTACAGTTTTGATGTGGGGAAGATGTGTTTAcaacaatattcagaaattcATCCAGTTTCAGCTAACAGTAAATGTAGCAGCTCTTGTCATCAACTTTGTGGCTGCGGTTTCAGCCGGTGAGGTGCCGTTGACTGCTGTTCAACTTTTATGGGTAAACCTGATCATGGACACTTTGGGAGCATTAGCCCTCGCTACAGAGAAGCCCACAAAAGAACTCATGAACCAGAAGCCTGTGGGTCGAACTATGCCACTTATCACCAATGTCATGTGGAGGAATTTGCTAGCTCAAGCCTTGTATCAGATATCTGTTCTCTTGATATTACAGTTCAGAGGAGAATCAATTCTGAGTATCAGCAAAAGGGTAAACGACACATTGATATTCAATACTTTTGTTCTGTGTCAAGTGTTTAATGAGTTCAATGCACGTAAACTCGAGAAGAAGAATGTTTTCGAGGGGATACACAAGAACAAGCTGTTTTTGGGGATTGTTGGGGTTACTTTGATTCTTCAAGTGGTTATGGTCGAGTTTCTTAAGAAGTTTGCAGATACAGAGAGGTTAAATTGGGGACAGTGGGGACTGTGCATCGGAATCGCAGCTGCTTCATGGCCAATTGGTTGGCTTGTCAAAAGCATACCAGTAACTGATAGACCAGTGTCCAGTTTTTTCAATTTCAAGAACTTACAGGGCATGTAA
- the LOC140969385 gene encoding ATP sulfurylase 1, chloroplastic-like, whose amino-acid sequence MATMASLYLKNSTPTFHSIQKIPKTHVSSPFNVPFHRHPPSKIRRLTHISASLIDPDGGKLVQLFVPESEKESKFKQAVSLPKIRLSMIDLQWVHVLSEGWASPLKGFMRESQFLQTLHFNSLRLEDGSFVNMSVPIVLAIDDNQKSRVGSFTSVALVDEKGDPVAILNDIEIYKHNKEERIARTWGTIAPGLPYVDEAITESGNWLIGGDLEVIHPIQYNDGLDRFRLSPAQLRDEFERRNADAVFAFQLRNPVHNGHALLMTDTRRRLLEMGYKNPILLLHPLGGYTKADDVPLSWRMKQHEKVLEDGVLDPETTVVSIFPSPMHYAGPTEVQWHAKARINAGANFYIVGRDPAGMSHPIEKRDLYDADHGKKVLSMAPGLEKLNILPFKVAAYDKTQGKMAFFDPSRAQDFLFISGTKMRTLAKNKENPPDGFMCPGGWQVLVEYYDSLAPFENGALPIPVPA is encoded by the exons ATGGCAACAATGGCTTCTCTATACCTCAAAAATTCTACCCCAACCTTCCATTCCATccaaaaaataccaaaaaccCATGTCTCTTCGCCCTTCAATGTCCCATTCCACCGCCATCCCCCCTCCAAAATCCGACGCCTCACCCATATATCCGCTTCTCTAATCGATCCGGATGGTGGGAAGCTTGTTCAACTATTCGTACCAGAATCAGAAAAAGAATCCAAATTCAAGCAGGCTGTGAGCCTGCCGAAGATCAGGCTCTCCATGATTGATCTTCAGTGGGTGCATGTGCTCAGCGAAGGCTGGGCAAGCCCATTGAAGGGATTCATGAGAGAGTCTCAGTTCCTCCAAACACTTCATTTTAATTCTCTCCGTCTAGAAGACGGGTCGTTTGTGAACATGTCGGTACCTATCGTGCTCGCGATTGATGATAATCAGAAGAGTCGGGTCGGGTCGTTTACCAGCGTGGCACTTGTTGATGAGAAGGGCGACCCAGTTGCTATTTTGAATGA CATTGAGATCTACAAGCACAATAAAGAAGAACGAATAGCAAGAACTTGGGGTACGATTGCACCTGGTCTGCCCTATGTTGATGAAGCAATAACAGAATCTGGAAACTGGCTGATTGGTGGTGATTTAGAGGTTATACATCCCATTCAGTATAATGACGGCCTTGATCGATTCCGGCTTTCTCCTGCACAGCTTCGTGATGAGTTTGAGAGACGCAATGCAGATGCAGTATTTGCTTTCCAGCTAAGAAACCCTGTGCACAATGGCCATGCTCTATTGATGACTGACACGCGTCGCCGGCTTCTTGAGATGGGATACAAGAATCCCATCCTCTTGCTTCATCCTTTAGGCGGTTACACAAAAGCAGACGATGTTCCACTTAGCTGGCGAATGAAGCAGCATGAAAAG GTGCTTGAAGATGGCGTCCTTGATCCAGAGACTACGGTTGTTTCGATATTTCCGTCTCCAATGCACTATGCTGGACCGACTGAGGTTCAGTGGCATGCTAAAGCTCGGATAAATGCAGGCGCAAACTTTTACATTGTCGGGCGCGACCCAGCTGGCATGAGCCACCCCATCGAGAAACGAGATTTGTATGATGCTGATCATGGAAAGAAAGTACTAAGCATGGCTCCTGGATTGGAGAAGTTGAACATTTTACCATTCAAG GTGGCTGCATATGACAAGACTCAGGGTAAAATGGCATTCTTTGATCCATCAAGGGCACAAGATTTTCTATTCATATCTGGCACCAAG ATGCGAACCTTGGCAAAGAACAAGGAAAACCCTCCTGATGGATTCATGTGCCCTGGTGGCTGGCAAGTTTTGGTGGAATATTACGATAGTTTAGCTCCCTTTGAGAATGGTGCACTGCCCATACCTGTTCCTGCCTAA